Part of the Leucobacter insecticola genome is shown below.
CAAGTTTCAGCTCACCCGTTGATCCGCGACTCAACCCCAGCACCGCGGCCGTCAAGCCGCCAGTGTCAAAGCGGGCGGGCTCGTCTGGCGCGCGATAGAACAGCGCACTGTCGCGCTCACTCGGGTCCCATTCACGGGCGCGGCGTTGCGTGCGGCGCGAAGTCGGGGCGTCTTCGGCGGCGGCCTCAGCGGCAGCCGAAAAGACGGCGTGTTCCTGGGCTGCGGCAGAGTCCTCTGTGGCGGCGTCGGCTTCGGGATCCTGCCCAATCCCACCCTCAACACCCTCTGTCAGCATCGCCTCAAATCGCGACACCGCCGACTCGGGATCGGCAGCCTCCGCGGCGATCCGAACGAGCGTATCCACCGCGCCAGCAAACTCCTGCGGCGCAATGATGGGGAGCAGGATCCGCGTCTCGTTCACATCCGCCACGACGCGCTCGGCGAGCCCCGGCGCGACACCGCTACGCAGCTGAAGCGAAATCAGCTCGGAGATCCCGCGGCTCGCGGCAAGCTCGGTGGCGGCGGCAAGCACGCGCGCGTCCTCGCTCTCGATCACCGGCCGCAGCACGGCGGCGCGCCCCGGATGCAGCGCAAGTTCGGTCAACCGCAGCAGTTGCGCGGTAACCTCGGTCCGACCCTCAAGCACCGGCACCGCCAGGCCGCTCTCGATCGACGCAATTCGCTCTTGCCCAGCGACCCCCGCGACACCAATCACGACTTCTGCGGGCGCTCCGCCATCGGCCACACGACGCTGCGCCCAGCGGCTCAAGCGGTCGTAGATTTCCCGCGATTCTGGCAGCTCGGCAAACAGCCTGGCGCCGACACGCACCCGATCAAATTGGGTGTCAGCGAGCGCGTGCACAAGAATGCTCGGGATGAGTCTCGCCCAACGCACGCTCTTGGCCTCAAGATGAACGGTGGTGTCGTGCTCGAGCGCGGCTGCAAGGATCGGTCGAAGCGCCGTGGCGGCCCGCAAAAGATCGACATCCACCGACCAGTCCGTCCCGCCCGGAGCGAGTCGGGCAGGATCCACCACGATGTGTTTGATGGCGGGGTGCGCCGCGAGCGCCGTGAGCCTCGCGAGCTCCGCCTCGGCGCCACTTGGGCCATACACTCGCTCACCGAGCGGAGCCACAACGGGAACGATCCCGGCATCTCCCACGCGCCGCAGCGCTTCGGTGAGCGCGGTCAGACGCCCCGGATCGCCACCAGAAGGCAGTTTCACGGCAAGCACCAAATGGGAAACGCGCTCACGCAGCCAGCGCCTCGCAACCGGCATCACCGCCCAGGGCAGCCCGAGCGAAGCGACGCCGCCCGCCCGGACGGCCAGGCGATCCCGCACGGGCATCGCGGGGGAACATCCTGTGCCATTTCGCGCAGGCCCAGCGCAGACGCAAAAGCATCTTCGGTGCCGGCGACAAGTTCGATCAAGCGACGCGTAAATTCGAAGTTTTCAGGATCCCGGCGGATCCCCTCAAGCATGTCAGTTGCAGCCGCGTCCCCCGCGCGGACGTCACGAACCCAGGCGTTTGCACGCGCCTCACTCGGAACGACAAGCGCGCGCCAAACCGAATCTGCGGCACTGGATTCGCAAGCCATGTGCCCCACTGTATGACCGACAGCTGGCAGTTTGTGTGAGGCGCGCGACAGTTACGCTGGTACGTGTTTTCCTTCAGGCCGCCACCTCTCGCTCCGCTCCGTAGGCACCGAATGCTCAGGTGAAAACACAGCGTGTTTTCACGCATGAGGTGGCGGCGCTACTGCGCCACAGCGACGCCCTCGCCGCGGCTTGCAAGAACGCTGGTGCGCGTTTTGGCTACGCCGCCACCTCTCGCTCCGCTCCGTAGGCCTCGGGCGACGCCCTCGCCGCGGCTTGCAAAAACGCTGGTGCGCGTTTTGGCTACGCCGCGCCACCAAACTCGCCGGTGGCGACAATAATCGCACGCGCGAGCACAGCATCGCGCATCATGAACCCCATCACCGCGGGGGTCGCCTGCGGATCAATTTCAATGTGCGGAACATTGAGCGCATGCACAACAAACCAGTAGTGGTGCACCCCGGTGCCCTCGGGTGGTGCCGCGCCGGTGAACGCCGGGTCCCGCTTCTCGTTCGGCATCGTGATCGCCCCCTGGGGCATCGGACCGCCAGCGGGGAGTTCAGTCACGTTCCCGGGAATATTGAGCACGGCCCAGTGCCAGAATCCGGATCCTGTCGGTGCATCCGGATCAAAACACGTCACCGCAAAGCTCTGCGTGTCCTCGGGGAAGCCCGACCAGCTCAGCTGCGGGGAGCGATTCCGACCGCCCGCGTACTCCGCGTACAACTCCGCGGGGAGGGGCTCACCGTTCTGAATATCGGTGCTCGTCAGCGTGAAACTTGGAACCTGCCGCATGCCTGCGTACGGATTGATGTCGCCGTGGCTCGTCTGATGCTGAGTCATGATTCCCCTTCGAAGTCGGTATAGATAGCTACTGCGGATACACCGCCGTGCGAACCGGATGCAACGCTGTCACGATCCTCGCACGCTCTCGCAACCAGCTTAGGGGCCACGTAACAATGAATCCATAGGCCCCTTTTGGGGGCGGGATATACTTATGGATCAGCAACGGCGTACACCCGCGCCGCTATCGGAATCGGAGTCACCATGGCATCGACGACAGGCTCGGATCGGGCCCGCGCGACCCTTGCGTATCTGCGCCGCAAGATCACCACGGGAGAGTGGGCGGTCGGCAGCAGGATCCCGATTGAACCCGAGCTCGCAGAGCAGACAGGCGTCGGACGATCAACCGTGCGTGAAGCGGTGCGCTCCCTGGCGAGCATGGGCATGCTCGAGACGCTTCCCGGTCGAGGCACTTTTGTGCGTTCCGCCGCACCAACGAGTGCCCTGCTGAACGAGTTTTTGAGCGACTTCACGCTTGAGGAGATCTTGAGCTACCGCCGCGCCCTTGAAATCGAGGCTGCTCAGCAGGCAGCGATCCACCGCACGGACGAAGATCTGATCGCGCTCGAACAGGCCGCCATCGAGGAGGTTGGCTGCACGCGCTGCCCGGTCATGGGTTTTGCGGGCGACAATGACTCCTCAGCGTTTGATAGCAAGTTTCACCGGCTCGTATTTGACGCTGCGAAGAACCGTTTGCTCGCCGCTCTCTATGCGGGCACGAATGACCGTCTGCGCACTCCAGAACACCGCGGCCGCCTCGCCAATGTCGCGAGCGGCGCGGACATGGAGCGCGACCATGCCCGCGTGCTCGACGCAATCCGTCGCCAGGACTTCATCGACGCCGTGCACGCAATGGTAAACCACGTGGATAACGACGTGGTGATCGTGAACGAGCAGCACGAGGTGGTTCCCCCGCTCGCGCGCACCGCTGAGCAACAGCAGCGCATCGAGATGGCTGTGCGGGCCGACGACCAGCGGATCGCGGCGATCTAACGCCGGAGATTGCGGTTGACGTAGACCGCAAGTGCGTCGCGCACGAAGCTGGCGCCCGTGATTCCGCCGTAATTTGCGCCGAACCGCTCGTCGGAGACGTACATGTCTCCGAGGCCGAGCACGTAGCTTGCCAGGTCACCGCCGGGTGTGGCCGCCGGAGTGCCCGGGGTCGCCCTGAGCCATGCGATGTGACGTTCAGCGAGATCCTGCGCCGCGGTCGATTCGGGATCCTCGCCCCGCTCCGCGGCCGCGATCCAGTCGGCATTCAGCACCGCAAGTTTCGCCTGCCATTCGGCCTGACCCGCGGCCCCGAGTGAGCGCCACCACCCGTCGCTGCTTGCATACGCGTCCTCTCCCCATCGGGCCTCGACCTCCTCACGGTACTGGGTGTGGTCGAATCCTTCAAACATGTGTTGCGACATGAGATCTTCCTTTTCTGTATTGTCATGCTCAGATTGCTTGGCGTTATGGCGGAGCGCGAGGATCGTGCGCTCAACCGCGCCGATCTGAGCGTCGACGCGATTCCGCTCCTGCCGCAACAGCTCCAGGTGTGCGGTCAAAATGCTGACCTCCGCCTTCTCGGGAGACGCACTCTTCGGCCCGTTGCGATCCTGCGCGGCAAGCACCTGCGCAATCACTTCGAGCCCGAGTCCGAGACCGCGCAACAGGAGGACGCGCTGCAGCCGGACCAGCGCGCGATCATCGTAGTAACGGTAGCCGTTGCTGCCGATGCGACTCGGCGCGACAAGACCGATGCGGTCGTAGTGTCGCAGGGTGCGCGAGGTGGTTCCGGCAGCCTTCGCGACCTCCTGGATCGAGCGTTCCATAGGGAGCAACCTCTCATGATGACCGGGAACTTCCCGGCTCTGTTTCAACCGTAGAGGTTGACGCAACGTCAATGTCAAGCTCTCGCAAGAAGCACGCGTACGATGAAAGGGTGTCTGAACCCAAGATCCTGCTCTATTACGCATTTGCCCCCATCACCGATCCGGAGTCCGTGCGGCTCTGGCAGAGGGAATTATGCGCGTCGCTCGGCCTGCGCGGCCGTATCATCATCTCGAAGCACGGCATCAACGGCACTGTTGGTGGCGAGCTGGACGCATGCAAGCAGTACCTCAAGCGGACCCGCGAGTTCGGACCCTTCGCAGGCCTCGACGTCAAGTGGAGTGATGGAACCGGCTTCGATCCCGAGCAGCCCGAGACCCTGCACGGTGTCGACCGTCGCGCACGGTGGCGACGCATCGCTGACTTCCCGAAGCTGAGCGTGAAAGTGCGCGACGAACTTGTGGCGTTCGGGATCCCCGACGAGACGATCGTTGACGCCGCCGGAGTGGTGGGCGGCGGCGAGCACCTCAGCCCGCAGGCGGTCAACGAGCTCGTGGCCGAGCGCGGCGATGAGGTCGTGTTTTTCGACGGTCGCAACGCCTGGGAGGCCGAGGTCGGCAGGTTCAAGGGTGCGGTTGTTCCCGACGTCACCACCACACACGATTTCATCGCGCAGATCGAAAGCGGCGCCTACGACGATCTCAAGGATCGCCCCGTCGTCACTTACTGCACCGGCGGCATCCGTTGCGAGATCCTCTCGGTCGCCATGAAGAACCGTGGCTTTCGCGAGGTCTATCAGATCGACGGCGGCATCGTGCGCTACGGCGAAGCCTTTGGCAACGACGGTCTATGGGAGGGCTCACTCGCGGTGTTCGACAGTCGAGAGACGATGGATTTCGCCCCCGGTGCTGCGGTGATTGGATCCTGCGCCGCCTGCGGCACCCCCACCAATAACCTCAGCAACTGCGCCGACCAGACATGCCGCGTCCGGTTCGTCGCTTGCTCCGAGCACGAGAATGGGCCGTGCGCGGAGCATCTGATGGTGGCATAGCGCTTCTGCACCTCCACTCCCCCGTCGAGAATGCAGTATCTCGACGAGAAGCCAGTTCCCGTGCGTCGGTGCGATGCTTTCTCGTCGAGATACTGCTTTCTCGTCGAGATAGTAGCCAGTCGCGGTTTGCGGGCCGCGCCAGAACTGGACTGGACTGGACTGGACTGGACTGGACTGGACTGCGCAAGCTACCCGCGCGAGCTACCAAATACTCACGCGCTCGGCCGGATCCAGCCACAACTTGTCACCCGGCTTCGTATCGTAGGCCTCGTGGAACGCATCGAGGTTTGCGACGATCTGATTGCAGCGGAACTCGTTGGGCGAGTGTGGGTCGATCGTCAAGAGGCGCACAGTTTCTTCCGGACGTGATTTCTGCTGCCAGGCCTGCGCCCACGACAGGAAGAAACGCTCGGCACCGCTGAGCCCGTCAATCACGGGCGGCTCCGCGCCTTCGAGCGAACGCAGGTACGCCTTCCATGCGATCGCGAGCCCGCCCAGGTCACCAATGTTCTCGCCGATCGTCAACTCACCATTGACGGTCTGGCCATCTGCGCCCTCCGGCGACAGCGCGTTGTACTGGCCAATAAGCGCACCCGTCAGCTTTTCAAACGCCGCGCGATCCTCCTCGGTCCACCAGTCGGTGAGCTTGCCATCGCCGTCGTAGCGGGATCCTTGATCGTCGAAGCCGTGGCCAATCTCGTGGCCGATCACGGCGCCGATCGCGCCAAAGTTCGCGGCACCGTCGACGTTCTTGTCAAAGAACGGAGGCTGCAGGATCGCCGCCGGGAACACGATCTCGTTGAATCCCGGGTTGTAGTAGGCGTTCACCGTCTGAGGGGTCATGAACCACTCGTCACGATCGATGGGTTTGCCCACCTTGCCAAGCTCGCGGTTGAACTCGTACTCAGCAACCTGCCGCGAGTTGCCGATAAGGTCGCCCGAGTCGACGGTGATCGCGGAGTAGTCACGCCACTTCACCGGGTACCCAATCTTGGGGGTGAACTTGTCGAGCTTTTCGAGCGCCCGCACTTTGGTCTCAGGGCTCATCCAGTCGAGCTGCTGGATCGAATCACGGTATGCCTCGATAAGGTGTTCCACCAGCACATCCATTGCGGCCTTCGCGTCTTCGTCGAAGTGGCGCTCAACGTAAAGCCGGCCAACAGCCTCACCCATTGATCCCTCGACGAAAGAGACACCGCGGCGCCAACGGTCCCGCTGCTCGGTCGCACCGGTAAGCGCCGTGCCGTAGAAATCGAAGTTCGCACGGGAAAGTTCCTGCGAAAGCAGCGCCGCGGATCCGCGCACGATCGACCAGGCAAGCCAGGCTTTCCAGGCCTCGAGCTCGTCTTCAACGAGCAGCTTCGCAAGCCCCGCGATGGCTTCGGGCTGCCCCACAACGACCTCAGCAAACGCAGTCTCGGGAGCACCCATAGCGCCGAGGTACGCGCGCCAATCAAGCTCGGGCGTAATTTCCTGCAGGCCAGCAAAGTCGCGCAGATTGTAGAGCTTCTGAATATCGCGGCTCGCAACCTTGTCCCAGTGCGAGGCGGCGATGCGCGTCTCCAGGTCGAAGGTGAGCTGCGCGAGGCGTGCAGCGTCTGCGACCCCTGCGAGTTCCAGCATGCGCTCGATGTGCGCGC
Proteins encoded:
- a CDS encoding YbhB/YbcL family Raf kinase inhibitor-like protein, which gives rise to MTQHQTSHGDINPYAGMRQVPSFTLTSTDIQNGEPLPAELYAEYAGGRNRSPQLSWSGFPEDTQSFAVTCFDPDAPTGSGFWHWAVLNIPGNVTELPAGGPMPQGAITMPNEKRDPAFTGAAPPEGTGVHHYWFVVHALNVPHIEIDPQATPAVMGFMMRDAVLARAIIVATGEFGGAA
- a CDS encoding FadR/GntR family transcriptional regulator translates to MASTTGSDRARATLAYLRRKITTGEWAVGSRIPIEPELAEQTGVGRSTVREAVRSLASMGMLETLPGRGTFVRSAAPTSALLNEFLSDFTLEEILSYRRALEIEAAQQAAIHRTDEDLIALEQAAIEEVGCTRCPVMGFAGDNDSSAFDSKFHRLVFDAAKNRLLAALYAGTNDRLRTPEHRGRLANVASGADMERDHARVLDAIRRQDFIDAVHAMVNHVDNDVVIVNEQHEVVPPLARTAEQQQRIEMAVRADDQRIAAI
- a CDS encoding MerR family transcriptional regulator is translated as MERSIQEVAKAAGTTSRTLRHYDRIGLVAPSRIGSNGYRYYDDRALVRLQRVLLLRGLGLGLEVIAQVLAAQDRNGPKSASPEKAEVSILTAHLELLRQERNRVDAQIGAVERTILALRHNAKQSEHDNTEKEDLMSQHMFEGFDHTQYREEVEARWGEDAYASSDGWWRSLGAAGQAEWQAKLAVLNADWIAAAERGEDPESTAAQDLAERHIAWLRATPGTPAATPGGDLASYVLGLGDMYVSDERFGANYGGITGASFVRDALAVYVNRNLRR
- a CDS encoding rhodanese-related sulfurtransferase; translated protein: MSEPKILLYYAFAPITDPESVRLWQRELCASLGLRGRIIISKHGINGTVGGELDACKQYLKRTREFGPFAGLDVKWSDGTGFDPEQPETLHGVDRRARWRRIADFPKLSVKVRDELVAFGIPDETIVDAAGVVGGGEHLSPQAVNELVAERGDEVVFFDGRNAWEAEVGRFKGAVVPDVTTTHDFIAQIESGAYDDLKDRPVVTYCTGGIRCEILSVAMKNRGFREVYQIDGGIVRYGEAFGNDGLWEGSLAVFDSRETMDFAPGAAVIGSCAACGTPTNNLSNCADQTCRVRFVACSEHENGPCAEHLMVA
- a CDS encoding M13 family metallopeptidase, which encodes MTHDALSSGIDLAELDPAIRPQDDLFRHVNGKWIDRTEIPADKARYGSFAVLAENAEEAVRDIITGTQAPAAGALAASASEADKVAALYASFMDVARVDALGAEPIAADLARAQGVSSIPELITLVGELERQGLGGFAGMFIDNDPGDPARYIVFVMQGGIGLPDESYYREEQFAEVRDQYRAHIERMLELAGVADAARLAQLTFDLETRIAASHWDKVASRDIQKLYNLRDFAGLQEITPELDWRAYLGAMGAPETAFAEVVVGQPEAIAGLAKLLVEDELEAWKAWLAWSIVRGSAALLSQELSRANFDFYGTALTGATEQRDRWRRGVSFVEGSMGEAVGRLYVERHFDEDAKAAMDVLVEHLIEAYRDSIQQLDWMSPETKVRALEKLDKFTPKIGYPVKWRDYSAITVDSGDLIGNSRQVAEYEFNRELGKVGKPIDRDEWFMTPQTVNAYYNPGFNEIVFPAAILQPPFFDKNVDGAANFGAIGAVIGHEIGHGFDDQGSRYDGDGKLTDWWTEEDRAAFEKLTGALIGQYNALSPEGADGQTVNGELTIGENIGDLGGLAIAWKAYLRSLEGAEPPVIDGLSGAERFFLSWAQAWQQKSRPEETVRLLTIDPHSPNEFRCNQIVANLDAFHEAYDTKPGDKLWLDPAERVSIW